One Actinoplanes missouriensis 431 DNA segment encodes these proteins:
- a CDS encoding SAM-dependent methyltransferase has translation MNPSVDDQTVSPARRWNYWLGGKDHFQVDRESGDRIAAAYPAVRTAAQQGRAFHNRAIRYLAGEAGIRQFLDIGTGLPAPDNTHEVAQSIDPASRVVYVDNDPMVLAHARALMTGGTTTFVHGDLNDPGAILAADELRDTLDLSRPVAILLIAVLHFIPDDDKARAVVRELVDAAAPGSYLVATNSTKDFVPPHVAAVYDQMLAAGHVDAWPRDKDTFGSFFDGLELVDPGAVAISEWRPDSEDRPAAAEVSMYGAIGLKSR, from the coding sequence ATGAACCCGAGCGTCGACGACCAGACCGTCTCTCCGGCCCGGCGATGGAACTACTGGCTCGGGGGCAAGGACCACTTCCAGGTCGACCGGGAGTCCGGCGACCGGATAGCCGCGGCGTACCCGGCGGTGCGCACCGCCGCCCAGCAGGGCCGCGCCTTCCACAACCGGGCCATCCGCTACCTCGCCGGCGAGGCCGGGATCCGGCAGTTCCTGGACATCGGTACCGGCCTGCCCGCGCCGGACAACACCCATGAGGTGGCCCAGTCGATCGACCCGGCGAGCCGGGTGGTCTACGTCGACAACGACCCGATGGTGCTCGCGCACGCCCGCGCCCTGATGACCGGCGGCACCACGACGTTCGTGCACGGCGATCTGAACGACCCGGGCGCGATCCTCGCCGCCGACGAGCTGCGCGACACGCTCGACCTCAGCCGGCCGGTGGCGATCCTGCTGATCGCCGTCCTGCACTTCATCCCGGACGACGACAAGGCCCGGGCCGTGGTCCGCGAGCTGGTCGACGCGGCGGCGCCCGGCAGTTACCTGGTGGCGACGAACTCCACCAAGGATTTCGTGCCGCCGCACGTCGCCGCGGTCTACGACCAGATGCTGGCCGCCGGGCACGTCGACGCCTGGCCGCGCGACAAGGACACGTTCGGGAGCTTCTTCGACGGCCTGGAGCTGGTCGATCCGGGCGCGGTGGCGATCAGCGAGTGGCGGCCCGACTCCGAGGACCGCCCGGCGGCCGCCGAGGTGTCGATGTACGGCGCGATCGGCCTCAAGTCCCGGTGA
- a CDS encoding cupin domain-containing protein — protein sequence MERVAVFPLAEVLVPHQPADPAVIVSGTPTTGSVSVTGITGVEVGVWEMSSGSVRDVEAEEVFLLLAGHGVIELADGARFAIKAGDLVRLAAGTKTVWHVDEPLRKVYITGA from the coding sequence ATGGAGCGTGTCGCCGTGTTTCCCCTGGCCGAGGTACTCGTGCCGCATCAGCCCGCCGACCCTGCGGTGATCGTCAGCGGGACGCCGACCACGGGATCAGTTTCGGTCACCGGGATCACCGGCGTCGAGGTCGGCGTCTGGGAGATGAGTTCCGGATCGGTCCGCGACGTCGAGGCGGAGGAAGTTTTCCTGCTGCTTGCCGGGCATGGCGTGATCGAGCTGGCGGACGGCGCCAGGTTCGCGATCAAAGCGGGTGACCTGGTGCGGCTCGCCGCCGGTACGAAGACCGTCTGGCACGTCGACGAGCCGCTGCGCAAGGTCTACATCACGGGCGCCTGA
- a CDS encoding sporulation protein, whose amino-acid sequence MVFKKLLGALGVGGPSVDTVLSNPSTYPGAPLTGQVNVVGGTQDADIEHITLGLVTRMEVEGGGGDYSAVADFHRLTVSGPMRLAAGQQLSIPFQIDMPWETPITTVYGQTLRGMVMGVRTEVAIARAVDKGDLDAVHVHPLPIQQKILDAFSQLGFRFKSADLEHGQIYGVHQTLPFYQEIEFYPPQQYAHGINEVELTFVTSPHSVEVVLEFDKRGGLFTQGHDTYGRYTVQHQDADTTDWRAVVDGWVRQALDKRKSMPGFGAGGGFGQPGHGQPGYGQPGYGQPGYGQPAYGAPGYPPPGYGQPGYGHGPGHHGHYRQGPGHHGHYRRGHHGGGMGGMAMGVAGGLAAGYVAGEVFDEIGDAFEGEE is encoded by the coding sequence GTGGTCTTCAAGAAGTTGCTGGGCGCCCTCGGTGTTGGCGGGCCGAGCGTGGACACCGTGCTGTCCAACCCCAGCACCTACCCCGGCGCGCCCCTGACCGGTCAGGTCAACGTCGTCGGCGGCACTCAGGATGCCGACATCGAGCACATCACGCTCGGCCTGGTCACCCGCATGGAGGTCGAGGGCGGCGGCGGTGACTACTCGGCGGTCGCCGACTTCCACCGGCTCACCGTGAGCGGCCCGATGCGCCTCGCGGCCGGCCAGCAGCTCTCCATCCCGTTCCAGATCGACATGCCGTGGGAGACGCCGATCACCACGGTCTACGGCCAGACCCTGCGCGGCATGGTGATGGGTGTCCGCACCGAGGTCGCCATCGCCCGCGCCGTCGACAAGGGCGACCTGGACGCGGTGCACGTGCACCCGCTGCCCATCCAGCAGAAGATCCTGGACGCATTCTCCCAGCTCGGCTTCCGCTTCAAGTCCGCCGACCTGGAGCACGGCCAGATCTACGGCGTGCACCAGACGCTCCCGTTCTACCAGGAGATCGAGTTCTACCCGCCCCAGCAGTACGCGCACGGCATCAACGAGGTCGAGCTGACGTTCGTCACCAGCCCGCACTCCGTCGAGGTCGTCCTCGAGTTCGACAAGCGCGGCGGCCTCTTCACCCAGGGCCACGACACCTACGGCCGCTACACGGTCCAGCACCAGGACGCCGACACCACCGACTGGCGCGCCGTCGTCGACGGCTGGGTCCGCCAGGCCCTCGACAAGCGCAAGTCGATGCCGGGCTTCGGCGCGGGGGGCGGTTTCGGTCAGCCCGGCCATGGTCAGCCGGGTTATGGCCAGCCTGGTTATGGTCAGCCCGGTTATGGTCAGCCCGCCTACGGTGCGCCGGGTTACCCGCCGCCCGGTTACGGCCAGCCCGGTTATGGGCACGGTCCGGGTCACCACGGCCACTACCGCCAGGGTCCCGGTCACCACGGTCACTACCGTCGCGGCCACCACGGCGGCGGCATGGGCGGCATGGCGATGGGCGTCGCGGGCGGTCTGGCCGCGGGCTACGTCGCCGGCGAGGTCTTCGACGAGATCGGCGACGCCTTCGAGGGCGAAGAGTAA
- a CDS encoding class I SAM-dependent methyltransferase: MSIVDLSGVRLAYDTVAEEYAARMPDTRVESALDLAMVDAFISAVRFDSSVPLDDGDLPVPAEGPATDDGALPVPTGVARLASGTDRVLDAGCGAGRMSRYLADRGCRVEGVDLSPGMIAMARRDHPDLSFTVAPLAELPFPGGSFAGVMLWYSIIHTPPEGQARIFAEAARVLQPGGHLLAGFQYGRGTRDVGELYRVYGYDLQLTRHNYTADEVVAHAESVGLHEVCRLVRQPGKHERDGQAIVLARAD, encoded by the coding sequence ATGTCGATCGTGGATCTCAGCGGAGTGCGGCTCGCCTACGACACCGTGGCGGAGGAGTACGCGGCGCGCATGCCGGACACCCGTGTCGAATCAGCGTTGGACCTCGCCATGGTCGATGCCTTCATCTCGGCTGTGAGGTTCGACAGCTCGGTGCCCCTCGACGATGGCGACCTCCCTGTCCCGGCCGAGGGTCCCGCCACCGACGACGGCGCCCTTCCTGTCCCCACCGGAGTCGCCCGCCTCGCGTCCGGCACCGATCGTGTGCTCGACGCCGGGTGCGGCGCGGGGCGGATGAGCCGCTATCTCGCCGATCGCGGCTGCCGCGTCGAGGGCGTCGACCTGTCGCCCGGCATGATCGCCATGGCCCGCCGCGATCATCCGGACCTGTCGTTCACGGTGGCGCCGCTCGCTGAGCTTCCGTTCCCGGGCGGCTCGTTCGCCGGCGTGATGCTCTGGTACTCGATCATCCACACGCCGCCCGAGGGCCAGGCCCGGATCTTCGCCGAGGCCGCGCGAGTCCTGCAGCCGGGTGGGCATCTGCTCGCCGGATTCCAGTACGGCCGGGGCACCCGCGATGTCGGCGAGCTGTACCGGGTCTACGGCTACGACCTCCAGCTGACGCGTCACAACTACACGGCGGACGAGGTGGTGGCCCACGCGGAGTCGGTCGGCCTGCACGAGGTGTGCCGGCTGGTGCGTCAGCCCGGGAAACACGAACGTGACGGTCAGGCGATCGTGCTGGCCCGCGCCGATTGA